The following are encoded in a window of bacterium SCSIO 12643 genomic DNA:
- a CDS encoding tetratricopeptide repeat protein, giving the protein MISSRIKASFVYPALLVVGVLFLFYSSIHNGFSGLDDLLMIQENWDHLTDLNHIYTAFTEDVFNGAQGSYYRPIQILSYMPDAFIANSDTPTAQIFFIINILMFAVAMVQLYFFLGLFDFSAEFRFVFSLFFLIHPALTPAVAWIPGRVDILLFLIVISSIWCFILWIRTSNSIWGILHVFFFALGMFTKETSIVIPVISILIALYFSDKTPNQNPWKWEQFLSFSIWKALILEVFQWIKTHYPILIGWLLSLTLWQVMRKNALPDDPLGIMSALFQISTSWKELIILFGTVFVPFNLQVFLEITWPYILMAVPGFILFFALPKMLNTSFKNVFLGFLWMFLFIFPTTLSDFLNYHRLFIPLVGMAFLLRPFDRQWSFKDQKLQVAFLVGLAGLFLYENLQFQKAFVDKQAFWTNAVYHSPNSAFANNGMAWSYHLNQETDSALKYYQRVVDIRPDRENVRMGMALIHEERKEYALADSLMQAEFIATKDSSSVYFYIGQVQLERQDTSAAISNLTKGYGFTKSSRNARIYYDTLNPQLKQMILSKTKME; this is encoded by the coding sequence ATGATTTCATCGAGAATCAAAGCTTCTTTTGTTTATCCAGCACTATTGGTTGTTGGAGTACTTTTCCTATTTTACTCCTCTATTCATAATGGCTTTTCAGGATTAGATGATCTTTTGATGATTCAGGAAAACTGGGATCATCTTACAGATTTAAATCACATTTACACCGCTTTTACAGAAGATGTTTTTAATGGCGCTCAGGGCTCCTACTATCGTCCTATTCAGATTCTGAGTTATATGCCAGATGCTTTTATCGCCAATAGCGATACACCCACGGCACAAATTTTCTTTATCATCAATATCCTGATGTTTGCAGTTGCTATGGTACAACTGTATTTTTTTCTGGGATTATTTGACTTTAGCGCTGAATTTCGATTTGTCTTTAGCTTGTTCTTTTTAATTCACCCTGCATTGACACCTGCGGTAGCATGGATTCCGGGACGTGTAGACATCCTCCTGTTTCTCATTGTGATCAGTTCCATTTGGTGTTTTATACTATGGATTCGTACCTCAAATTCTATATGGGGTATTTTGCATGTTTTCTTTTTTGCTTTGGGAATGTTTACCAAAGAAACCAGTATTGTCATTCCGGTTATTTCCATTTTAATCGCACTGTATTTCTCTGATAAAACACCGAATCAAAATCCATGGAAATGGGAACAATTCCTCAGTTTTAGCATTTGGAAGGCACTTATTTTAGAGGTATTCCAATGGATCAAAACCCACTATCCGATTTTAATTGGTTGGTTGCTCTCATTAACTTTATGGCAAGTGATGCGGAAAAATGCGCTGCCAGATGATCCACTTGGAATCATGAGTGCTTTATTTCAAATCAGTACAAGTTGGAAAGAACTCATCATTCTTTTCGGGACCGTATTCGTTCCATTTAATTTACAGGTATTTCTGGAGATTACCTGGCCATATATTTTAATGGCAGTACCCGGGTTTATCTTATTCTTTGCTTTACCGAAGATGTTAAACACATCTTTTAAAAATGTCTTTTTAGGGTTCTTATGGATGTTCTTATTCATCTTCCCGACTACGTTATCTGATTTTCTCAACTACCATAGATTGTTTATTCCATTGGTAGGCATGGCATTTTTACTTCGACCATTTGACCGTCAGTGGTCATTTAAAGATCAAAAACTTCAAGTGGCTTTTTTAGTTGGTTTGGCCGGATTATTCTTATACGAAAACCTACAGTTTCAAAAAGCTTTTGTAGACAAACAAGCGTTTTGGACTAATGCGGTTTACCATTCTCCTAATTCGGCTTTTGCAAATAATGGAATGGCATGGAGTTATCATTTGAATCAGGAAACCGACTCTGCATTAAAATACTATCAACGTGTAGTAGATATCAGACCGGACCGTGAAAACGTTAGAATGGGTATGGCATTAATTCATGAAGAACGAAAAGAATATGCTTTAGCGGATAGTCTTATGCAAGCGGAATTTATAGCCACTAAAGACAGTTCTTCGGTCTACTTTTATATCGGACAGGTACAACTGGAAAGACAGGATACATCCGCAGCCATTTCAAATCTCACTAAAGGTTACGGTTTTACCAAAAGCTCTCGAAATGCACGCATCTATTACGATACCTTAAATCCGCAATTGAAGCAGATGATACTTTCGAAAACAAAGATGGAATAG
- a CDS encoding thioredoxin family protein codes for MTPEELKEKIAQTPGLVLYFKNDMCSPCMALRPKVEELVQLQFPKMEFLIVDTVEQPLLSSAYNVYANPTILVFFEGREYIRKSKYIGTSELEQEIDRLYRMVF; via the coding sequence ATGACACCGGAAGAATTAAAAGAAAAAATAGCACAAACTCCAGGATTGGTTCTGTATTTTAAGAATGATATGTGTTCTCCCTGTATGGCTTTAAGACCTAAGGTGGAAGAGTTGGTGCAATTGCAATTTCCAAAAATGGAGTTTTTGATTGTGGATACCGTAGAACAACCGTTGTTGTCCAGTGCTTACAATGTGTATGCAAATCCTACAATTTTGGTGTTTTTTGAAGGTCGTGAATACATTCGTAAGAGTAAATACATCGGAACTTCAGAGTTAGAGCAAGAAATAGATAGATTATACCGAATGGTGTTTTAA
- a CDS encoding DUF4249 domain-containing protein — protein MIQLSRFIILAISVWALSSCEKVIDIELNEEDRQIVIEARLRSGDHPFEVKINKTTGYFSSETPIQVMNAFVELKDEDGNTYSIPHVGEGRYVKQINAEENKQYTLTVVAEGQTYKASSFMKSPVPLLGLASTYEEETSNTEAHYRVKYNFTDPADQENWYRIRNYVDGVEQREVEDLVVLSDENFNGQNRTRTLRNGRYYPGEEVTIELVHIEEAAFEYYSSLQDIVGGGFSAGVAAPGNPTTNWSDKALGSFITFSSDQQSIVIPG, from the coding sequence ATGATACAGTTATCAAGATTCATAATACTGGCTATTTCAGTATGGGCATTGAGTTCATGTGAAAAAGTCATTGATATAGAGTTAAACGAAGAAGATCGTCAAATAGTGATAGAAGCCAGATTACGTTCAGGAGATCATCCGTTTGAAGTAAAGATCAATAAAACTACGGGGTATTTTTCCAGTGAGACTCCAATTCAGGTGATGAATGCCTTCGTAGAACTTAAAGACGAAGATGGAAATACATATAGTATTCCACATGTAGGAGAGGGGAGATATGTTAAACAAATCAATGCAGAAGAGAATAAACAATATACATTGACTGTAGTTGCAGAAGGTCAAACATACAAAGCCTCTTCATTTATGAAATCACCTGTTCCGTTATTGGGATTGGCGTCAACCTACGAAGAAGAAACATCTAATACCGAAGCGCATTACCGGGTGAAATACAATTTTACAGACCCTGCGGATCAGGAGAACTGGTATCGGATACGCAATTACGTAGATGGTGTGGAGCAAAGAGAAGTGGAAGATTTGGTAGTGCTTTCAGATGAAAATTTTAACGGACAAAATAGAACGAGAACCTTAAGAAATGGAAGATACTATCCGGGAGAAGAAGTGACTATTGAATTGGTACATATTGAAGAAGCTGCGTTTGAATATTATTCCTCATTGCAGGATATCGTGGGGGGCGGATTTAGTGCAGGAGTAGCAGCACCAGGAAATCCAACTACCAATTGGTCTGACAAAGCATTGGGGAGTTTTATAACCTTTAGTTCAGATCAACAAAGTATCGTTATCCCGGGTTAA